A genomic stretch from Telopea speciosissima isolate NSW1024214 ecotype Mountain lineage chromosome 7, Tspe_v1, whole genome shotgun sequence includes:
- the LOC122667244 gene encoding flowering-promoting factor 1-like — translation MSGVWVFKNGVIRLVENPPGEKKVLVHLPTGEAITSYTSLERILSGLGWERYYEDPNMFQFHKKSSPDLISLPKDISKFKSVHMYDIVVKNPNIFHVRDM, via the coding sequence atgtcAGGAGTTTGGGTGTTCAAGAATGGAGTGATTCGCCTGGTCGAGAACCCACCAGGTGAGAAGAAGGTGTTGGTTCACTTACCAACAGGTGAAGCGATCACATCATACACATCACTGGAGCGAATTCTGAGTGGGTTAGGATGGGAGAGGTATTATGAAGATCCAAACATGTTCCAATTCCACAAGAAGTCATCTCctgatctcatctctcttccaaAGGATATCTCCAAGTTCAAGTCTGTACACATGTATGACATCGTTGTTAAAAACCCCAATATCTTCCATGTCCGTGATATGTAA